A single genomic interval of Megalobrama amblycephala isolate DHTTF-2021 linkage group LG17, ASM1881202v1, whole genome shotgun sequence harbors:
- the LOC125250684 gene encoding uncharacterized protein LOC125250684, translated as MKKIDNWGSLTVLAETPSSIPCLASLTSLRQGKPGLHCSPGPLEGPLLVQAGCGGGDSVQKKSRLHRCFQVGLGISSLRQTEQPGTPGLNWVLHLWPLNGSLVDLPENVQNTISQARAPSTRCLYALKWSVFSAWCTARGEDPSTCDISLILSFLQELLDKGHTPSTLKVYVAAIAASHDPIAGQSVGKNNLVVYFLKGSRRLNPPLPFTVPTWDLSTVLRGLKGPPFEPLQSTDIHPLSLKTALLLALASVKRVGDLQALSVSPSCLEFGPNDSKVILKPRHGYVPKVLSTPIRAQVVTLSALPPSQDDQELSET; from the coding sequence ATGAAAAAAATAGATAATTGGGGGTCTCTTACAGTTCTGGCTGAAACCCCGAGTTCCATCCCATGCCTAGCGTCTCTGACGTCTTTGCGCCAAGGTAAACCAGGCCTGCATTGCAGCCCTGGCCCCCTGGAAGGACCCCTGCTGGTACAAGCAGGGTGTGGTGGTGGGGATAGTGTGCAGAAGAAAAGTCGCCTTCACAGATGCTTCCAAGTCGGGTTGGGGatctcctctctcaggcaaacGGAACAACCTGGCACCCCCGGCCTGAACTGGGTTCTGCATTTATGGCCTCTCAATGGAAGCCTTGTAGACCTCCCTGAGAATGTCCAAAACACCATTTCTCAAGCTAGAGCCCCATCTACGAGATGCCTCTATGCCCTTAAATGGTCAGTCTTCTCTGCCTGGTGCACAGCCCGCGGTGAAGACCCTTCTACATGTGACATATCTCTGATATTGTCCTTCCTTCAGGAGTTATTGGATAAGGGTCACACACCCTCCACTCTTAAGGTCTATGTCGCAGCCATAGCAGCCTCTCACGATCCTATAGCCGGACAGTCAGTGGGCAAAAACAAccttgttgtttattttttgaagGGGTCTAGGAGGCTGAACCCACCTCTACCCTTCACTGTCCCTACCTGGGACCTGTCCACGGTTCTAAGAGGCCTTAAAGGCCCTCCGTTTGAACCACTTCAATCCACTGACATCCATCCTTTATCGCTCAAGACTGCTCTGCTATTAGCATTAGCATCAGTCAAACGAGTGGGAGACTTACAGGCTCTCTCTGTGAGCCCCTCTTGTcttgagttcgggcccaacgactccaaaGTCATCCTGAAACCAAGACATGGTTATGTTCCTAAGGTTCTCTCCACTCCGATCAGAGCTCAGGTAGTTACTCTCTCCGCACTTCCTCCTTCTCAGGATGATCAGGAGCTGTCAGAGACCTAA